GATGTGCATGTGTGCACACGCACATGTTATTAGATGATTAATGATCCATTATTTATTGAAGTCACTtgtgattttaatatttaaatattgttcttgcattgttttaatttctgcagtatctttaatttaaaaagatagTTACATTTGCAGTTTACcaacatatttaacattaaaaaaaactatcacaTTTGACATTCAGCTCATTTCTCCTCACATGTAAGACAAATCCATGTAAGAAAATGTATGTTCATTGTAAAAAACCCAAATGCGTCACCAAAAAGCTTCCAACCACCACTGAAGGCTTTAAATCAAAGGTCATCACCAATGGCATCCAAACAttcacattaaaattaaatcagAATTTTGTTACATATATCTAAGCTTTTAATTTTAGCTTTCATATTACAATCATTTTGAGCTTCACGTCTTAGATTCATCACATCATCATTTTTTGATTTCTTTATAtctgtttatattgtttttaccAAATAATGAAGCAAAGTGTTGAAGTGAAAAACAGGAGTTTATTAAAGTTGATCTACAGATAAAACATTGATattataaatatgtaaaaattcACCTTTAATAAGATTAAaagattaaaacatgtaaaaaggtcaaaggtcattcCTCCAATAGACAGCAGAACCATCAGAACCAGTACAGGACCAGTGAGAATTAGACTGTGCAATACCGCCCCCCTCAGGACAAACACGGCAATGCACCAAAGCGTTTGAATGAAATTAACAGTAGTGCAACCAAAATCTGACATTGGATTTTAGTCATGACCCGAGTCCAATTCCAGTGACGAGAACCAAGTCTAAACTCTGCTCccagcgccacctgctggtggGTTGGTGTAAAGGCAGTTTGTCTTGGAACAAAGCAAGAACTAAATGGTTGGGGGGatgtttgcaggttctcctttctgTCGTTAGGCCCGTTTTTCTGCTGAAtggcgccccctggtggtggcTTCATGTGAAGGTGGTCCTGGAGGGTTGCAGTCCTGTGACTGATAACTGTAGACAGGAAGACATTTTGTTTTCAGCGacactttttctcttttgttgttcttttatagAGGAACCAGTTTGTTCCTCAGCTGTCTTTGGGTATAAAGTCTGGTAAAAAGGCGCCACCTGCTGGTAGCTTCATGCACAGGAAAGAGTTCTGATCATCATTAACAGCGACTGTCCTCAGGgcaggtttgcatgttctcacggCACTCTGGTGTCATTGTggaagatgaggaggaagatgatgatTCCCATCAGCAGCACCATGAGGACGATGGAGGTGAGGAGGATGGCCCTGCAGGCGGTCCGGCCCAGTACACCCAGCACGCCTTGGCTGGCCTCGCCCTCAGCGCCACGTGTCACCGCAGGAGGACTGGGCATCCCCACGTCCAGGGAGTGGTCCAGTGACCTCTGTCCCCAGCCCCACTGACCTTCAGATGACCTTACAGAGAAGATTAAacagaatgaataaaagaaccGAGGCTAATACTCAGCATAACCCCGCCCCCTCTGACCCCACCGCTAGATTGgggtcattttttaattacaattttgtctTTAAATATTCATCCAATCTCAACTCAATTATGGTTACAGtggcaaacattttttttccaacttacaattatttgtttttcccTTGAAtgtcataaaataaataaccttgtaaaacaaccttcctcttgtgttagcatttcttatgataacaggtcagtttgactTTTGTCTTaaaccagctgtaaaatacacacacaaaaatatatcatctaatttgtctttcatttgttttatatttattcctAGTGCTTTCCGGaattttactgggatttttttttttttttttaaccagtgattagtttctatctctcttctgctccgtggtccaaaccgtaggagagagagagagagcgccaagaccgagtcaaaatgcttccgagacgagaccggtcttgactactacaacactacctTTTGACAAATAAGCAAAACGTTGAGAAAGTTCCCAACATTTATGCCATCGCTTTTATAATTTGaatcttttaaacttttttagttattacattttgttgtGAAACTGCATTGACTTTTCAGCTCCGATCCCATTTTTAGAGCGCACAGCTGGTTAAGCTAGAGTGGAGCTGCTCCAGAATTTACCTTCAAACCTTTGCAAACAAATcattctgttcactaaccccaaccagtcaaagcagatggctgccacctctgaacctggttctgctggagatctcttcctgttaaaagggagttgtttcttcccactgtcactaaatgcttgttcatgtggatcttgttgggtttttttctttcttattattaattttatattttgataagcacattgacatgactgttgtaaattgcgctatacaaaagaagttgaattgaattaatttctATCAGAACATAAAGAAGATTTCAACCTAACACTTAAGTGGATCTGgagaaaattgcctaccctagcattttttttttttttttctttttaactttttctgcaaatgctgtcaaaggtcaacactgcaAGAAGTGCAACCACTTTAAGAcaggaatgcatgttttgttattgcaattaaataaatgaatgtattttattgcataattgtgaccaacaccagccctccctaaggaagggtcagaaacactttattaaagggagaatataaaaagagagggcagtgttacacctaggtgagggggtggggggaagggaacaggaaaGAGAGACTCAAAGTaagaaatggaaagggtggggaagagttgattattttaaagtgagatgtgaagttatagttgtgtattcaagccagtctggtgacaagtgtgaagcttaggtataatggtgatggctgtggacagagggaaggagtgagtggtaatacctaaaacaggtatttgggatcaacgtgtctaaggttaagcccggTACAAGTTTTCCCACAGTCCAAGgtatgccagtgcatcgtagaccaatgtatgttcAAGAACtgctactgtaaacccaagcgctgccacGGACACAAatatgcagccaggccagcagagagagcgggggccagggagcctcAGGCCACCCCCAGATGCCCcaaagatcccaagccgagaggcagccaccgacccccacatacacacccgagaggTCCCAGCGCACCCCCCACCAACCTACCCTACCTGGAAGCTATAAGCCTTTTCATAGTCTTGCTCTGGTTCAGTTCTTCCGCATTacgtcaaaggtcaagaggtataaactcgccatggctgacggtgtaggaagcgagtctgacagagattttgattatttttgccttTGGAGCAATGATTCTTTATATAATGTTTTGCTCAAACGTGGCATCAGTCTCCCAGGCAGAAagaccgagttagctgctaaagctaatgctgctaaagctaatgctgctaaagctaatgctgcacacaagctgaaaatTATGGTTTCGCCTGACGTTTAAACAGTGACCCAGGTTATAGTCACATATTGTAAACATGAATCGGCTGATCAGTGCTCTTTCActtaatcagaaaatacttatatatataaaagtataTTAAACACTGAGGGgtttaataaaatatacaagTATAGTATTAACGGCATAGCggtgtattaaaaaaacaacactaaatgataattatacatacacagaaaaaaagagcaagactacacaaagaaaatgtgcaaataaaatgacctgtccatcttgtgcacttccttcaaatttgtaaatttaaataatataatagcttaataaaaaataatcatggacctggttaatgAATGGTATACCTcataaatgtaccttttcaaattgagaactcatactgtaatACCTGCCACATCCCTGGTGTCATATAATGGCTAGTTTAtatacatgtacagtacatgtctGTGATATGGATCAATTGTTAGTCATGAACACATCAAGATTTGACCAAGTCAAGAAATAGGCAATACAATATATTCTGTTCTTCTCTGTGTATTATCACCATCTCACAGTACCACTACCATTAATATGATAAGTTATAAAAAATATTAgatataatttatattttcatttttattcacactttCAGCTAACTTTAGATTATGCCAAGCACATATTtttttgagttgtaattgaacatggataattgaagacgtaattgtaactgaaaaatgtaattgaccccaaccctgcccgCCCCCTCTGACCTTTTCACTTGCAGCTTTCCCTTGTTGCGAACAAAGCGGACGCTGTAGACGCGCTGCATGGCATCCGGTAGGCGGGACAACACGGTGCGGTCGGTGGCCAGCCGGGGGGGGCCAAGGGCGGGCAGCGGCGTCCGGCGCCGGCACAGCGGGCACTGGACGGCGTCCGGCTCGGACGATTTCACGTTGATGCGAGCGAGGCACTCCAGACAGAAGGTGTGGCGGCAGCGCAGCATCTTTGGGCAGCGGAACACGTTGTTGAACTGGCTGAAGCAGATGGAGCAGTCCAGGTCCAGACCGGAGTCCACCGAGAGCCGCGATGCACCGGGACCTGTGAATGGGGATGGAACCGCAGAACCCGGGGATGGAAGTGGGAGCGGCAGGGCGGAGCTAGGAGGAAGGGGCGGGGCATGGTATGGGAACGGCAGGGCAGAGCTGGGAGGAGGAGGCGTTGCCTGGACTCTGGTCAGCACAGACACGTGACAGAAGACCGAGCTGTGACATGTGGGGATGAGTGTggaggtgggcggagcttctgAGGAATAAGGAGCGGAGACAGAGGCCGGTGTTGAATATCCGGAAGGATTCATGTCGCCTGATTGGACGATTAATGTAGAGCTCAAACCTTTcatccaattaaaaaaaaagactttattacaatttaatttacagtcaaattaaaatgaatttttttttttttaaaaaaaaacacatttctgtattattgttcaatttgaattaattaaaatgtgattatcgtaaatataaatacaattttaatgataatttaataaaacagaACTGATTAAAATGCTTTGAGGTGATGATTAAGTGATTAAGCTGCACTTTGTTTACTCTTCATCTCATTGGTTCCCACACATCATGTAACCAACAGCTGAATTTAATTCTTCTGCAGAATGAGTGAAATTTAAACACACAcctgaaggtcacatgatcaacattcattagaataatgaccaaaaacattttacacgggaaagttttcatttttggactaatttttctgtctttctttagTCGTCTcgtggtttattttttatttgtcattttgtatgttattagtgtgtttactttgtgtgCCACGAGCTTCCCATATCTGCTCTGTTTACAACTTCATACACATTTACCTGCAGAGACATCTCACAAAGGATCtcatcattttaaaaacctcaaatttatttagattttcaaaCCTTAAACTTCAACTATTATTAGTAAATGTCTTTGAagagtctgaataaatgaagatTCAGATATATTGAATTAAAATTGATTATTTAAGGTGAATATGAAGCACAGCCTTTTATTCCAACAGGCTGAACTAATATCTGAATTGATTTAAGCGTCAGGTTCAgagtttatttcacattttggtgATTTAACTTTTCATCAATAAACAAAGAGCCGAAGTCAACCTCAGACCATCTGATGTCAGACATTCAGAGTAACGCGTTTCATTGTCGGAATATGTTTACTTTTGTTCAGAAAAAGTAAAAGTTTCCTTCTTCCGACTGGAGTCTCTTTATCTGTCTGATAGAGTCCGAAAACCCGAAGATTTAtctgaaagtttaaaataaccattttaattgaaaaacttTTGGGGgtgaaaataacacaaaaaacaacaaatcaaacagcctTAATAAACCCAGAATATTAACTGATTAAAATGTTGTTTCGATGCAAAGCTTGGTCtcaatgtaaaatgtatttaacatttccTTAGTTTAACTCGAACTTTAACATTGACCAACAAGCCGAAGTTCATTTTAAACCAGTGTCGGTGTAAAACATACAAGATGATGTGATTCTTCTTCCGGTAAATATTTATGTCGTCCTGAAAACCTCAATCTCCGTTTTTCTGAACGCACTCTGGTGCGCGGGGCTCGGCTCTTACCTGGTTCTGCTCCCCGTGACACTGCGGTGTGTTGCGTTCAAGGACTCACCGTGATTACCAACCCGCACACCTGAGGGTGATTAATGAGGCGGGAACATCTGATTTAGTTTATCCAGAAATCACATCAGACCAGAGTTTGGGTTCAGGtcaatattaatgtattttattcatttatttttaattaaggcACCAATCAGAGCCTTTTCAACTCTGAGTTTGTTAATCCTGACACAGTTAATCATTcaatttgtaaattaaaaaaaaagcttaatttGAATCATCCAAAAGGAGGTTAATGTGAGTTAGTGACAAAGGTCAGACTGTGATTTACTAATAGGTTAATTATGGAAGTCCAAATAATGTGAAATGTGAGTTTGTTAATCCTGactttactcaaaaaaaaaaaaaacaaaaacaacaacttgatTTGGAGTTTGTAATTTCTCAATAGAATAAAGTCTGAATTAAGGATTACTATTTAATCTGTGAATTTAGTTTATTGGAGTTTAAGTTTGACTTCATGATTTCTGGTGTGAATAATGTAATttcattcagatttatttatctgttaatAAGAAAAAACCCCAACATTTATGTTTCCAGTGACGGTAAAGACTGAGTTGGTTAATCCTGACATGAACCCGATAAACTAATCTATTCTGGAGAATGAATATCTTCATTTAAATTGTGTTAATTctaaaacaaaaacctgaatgaGACCAACTCTGAGATTAGGATCAGCTGTTTATCTGTGAAATACAGTAAATCAAATCAGACTTGATTATTCACACATGTAGTTTGACTTTACTTCCCTACACGAGTTAAATAGTTCATTTagaaatttgtattattatttctgaAACAAACTTCTGAATGAGCTCCTATCTGCATTTGGTTTATTTGTTCATCtgcaaaaaaacaccaaacgttTAGAATGAAAAAGAGGCAAAGTCTGACTTTAACCACCACATGGGGCAGATAACTTCATTTGGAGTTTCACTGCTTGTTTGGTGACAATCCAAAGCAGGAGGATCAAActgcttcctgtgtgtgtgtgtgtgtgtgtgtgtagtttagattaagtaaaaatgtgttaaattggAGAAACTCAGACTTTGTGAATCCAACTTTCTTTTCCGCCTCAAACAAAGACAAGATATGTGACAGATTTGAGCCAGTGCccgttttttattattcagtacaaaaacaaaactgagaCAACAACTCCAAcgttacaacacacacacatctgattAAGTAAAGCTACAACCTACagatgagggaaaaaaaacacgctCAGCATTTCTGAAAGAACGCTAGGGGAACGTCTAGGTCCGCCGTACGGCGTCGTCGATCTCTGATATTTGGTCCTTCAGCTGGTTCCACTGCTCCGGGTTCAAGGAGATGCCTGCAAGAACGAATCCAGGGATTAGGATTGCATTGAGAGGGTGTTATGAACGTGATGGTCGCTCACCTTTCTTCCCAGGCTTCATCTCTCCGTCGGGGCTCATCCAGTACTCCCGGATGTCAATCAGCacttttcctttgaagtttctcACGCTGACGTATCGCATTTTCCCGATCTGCAGGAAACATTGGGTTTGTGTAACTATTAATCCCAGCAGGGTGGAATTATCTAATCCAAACTTTAATGAAATCTATTAaagttcctgtttttttttaaaaattggagTCCGTTTCTGAAACATCAAGTACCGTAGTTTATAGATTtataaaatgtcatttattctactaatttattgtatttattcaacaaataaacccaacatgtataaatacacaaaactgtgaATCATTTAGACAAATTataatattacaattattaataaatgcTAATTTTAGTAATTaatctattcatttatttcataatataataatttgaTACAAATGTGGAGCGTTAATGCTTCTTCATCTTAATCCTTAAATAACAGTCTGTGAtcacagaaaacagaaatgggaatattgttatatttagttatttattaaaaaacaaaacgatcAAGTAGAAATgtcaatctgacactgaataTTGCCTCACAGTCAGGTTGTGGGAAAATATTGCATGTTTACAGACAGAGAGACGAGAATGTCCAACTTAGTGAAAAATTATCTGTAGAGCTCGTTTACGTGCACATAATGAGTAAGTTTTGGTGTTGCAGAAACAaggaaaataagcaaaaatgggcccaaattgttcaaaaataggtcaccccctcccagtgtttcacgatcccaggttgagaacccctgggaGGTAtgtcatcaaacccagctcagggttaagtccaggtttaacctgagagtccggctCCATTAAAccgggttctaactggaacagtGGTTTAATCaacgagaaaacaccttggttaccatagtaacacagttgTGGGTCtaacctgctcctgaccaggtttaagcagcaggcttggcttaagctgcagacgcactttcatgaaaccacgtcatcattattaaagaagtcattaaaaacactcaataaagatctacaaaaggaaaaataagtcaaggagacttttttttttaaataccactttaatacggtattttaaaaggaaattaaacagaatatcatggtaaatgttttaatattattttaaatccatacaaatgacGATAAAATCATTgtcttattacatgtttatgtgtaccgtatttttaatgagatatcatagtctccatgtgtttaaaccatcagtaataatatataaggaTACGTGCGTATCCATCGCCTCCGGTTAACGCACGGTATAAATatgtccattcattgatcagagattaataatgagaaaactgtggatatacagagagggaggggcttcagggacagtcacagggcagagCACTAAGGCTCCCAATGACAAAGCTTTTTGGTATGTGCGTGCAATGCACGCACCTCCCGTGCACAGCTCACctgcagtgttggatgtgacatccaacagcaccGCTGTTGGATGttcatttagtgctgagttccACAAACTattcaaacactcacaagtctcataaattacatattatttaattgtgagttacaTCATCTCTTATTTAACGCTGACAGGTGTAAAAAAACTTATCAAACGCAcacgatcagtgtgtgatcacatgcttcagttgttttctatgataaattgactaaataacacctttattactttttaaatgttcaaaacacagaatccttttttaattttttttttttttttttaaagtgtccatttatttttactgctcagtaacagatgatgtcacttcctgttggtctcagcattggttcctATTGGTTTCTCATTCATCGTAAAAGCACTTTGATGAAATGCCCCCCTGGTCTAAATACCATGAAAAAGGGGACAACAAAAGCCATTGTAGGGGGGTCTGGGGGGGATCCTCCCCCAgataatttttttgattttaacaCACAAATTAAGCAATCTGGAACACTCTAAATAGTATAATAAGGCAAAATACACTATTTCCTTCAAGcctaaaaacatgtatttacacCACTTAAGTTGTGGTTTGTGAAAAATTAcgattatatacagtatatatatatatatgatataaaagtacctaaaatttgctaaatattaagtacaatattttaaaaaataataattttattgccATTTCTGAATTTAAAGATACGTAATTTTATAGTGACATATTCCCCAACTGCACTTTTAATTGCTTAATACATTTGCCATTAACATTAGTAAGTGGTTTAAACCCATTAGATAATTGTAGATGCGTTTCCTAATTAATACAACATGTACTAGCGCAGGTATAGACAACtggaggctcgggggccaaatgcggccctcGTCTAAtgttatgtggcccccaaagtaaatgtacaaaatgacagaaaaatacacaaaacaagagcaagataacacaaaaaattacaacattacaggaaaatacagtaaaagtcaagagaaaaacacagaaaatactcaaaaaacaaaaaactattacaaaaaacaacagtaatacacacaattactcaaaaatatacaaaattacagaaaatgacaacaaaaatacacaagacagaatacacaaaattactcagaaaatgaaaaacggcagcacaaatacacaatatgacttcaAAGAAAACgtatattttacaacaaaaatacacaaaa
The sequence above is drawn from the Gouania willdenowi unplaced genomic scaffold, fGouWil2.1 scaffold_1_arrow_ctg1, whole genome shotgun sequence genome and encodes:
- the LOC114458866 gene encoding RING finger protein 223-like — protein: MNPSGYSTPASVSAPYSSEAPPTSTLIPTCHSSVFCHVSVLTRVQATPPPPSSALPFPYHAPPLPPSSALPLPLPSPGSAVPSPFTGPGASRLSVDSGLDLDCSICFSQFNNVFRCPKMLRCRHTFCLECLARINVKSSEPDAVQCPLCRRRTPLPALGPPRLATDRTVLSRLPDAMQRVYSVRFVRNKGKLQVKRSSEGQWGWGQRSLDHSLDVGMPSPPAVTRGAEGEASQGVLGVLGRTACRAILLTSIVLMVLLMGIIIFLLIFHNDTRVP
- the LOC114458874 gene encoding activated RNA polymerase II transcriptional coactivator p15-like, giving the protein MPKSKEVLSSTSGSDCDSDTEPKAKKKKASAPEKPAKKPKSGESSKPGGSSKGGNDEDENKFQIGKMRYVSVRNFKGKVLIDIREYWMSPDGEMKPGKKGISLNPEQWNQLKDQISEIDDAVRRT